A window of Balearica regulorum gibbericeps isolate bBalReg1 chromosome Z, bBalReg1.pri, whole genome shotgun sequence contains these coding sequences:
- the SELENOP gene encoding selenoprotein P — protein sequence MWAGLGLVLALCLLPGGGTEIQNCKEPPEWHIGEENPMLNTRGSVTVVALLQASUYLCLLQASRLEDLRVKLENKGLFNISYVVVNHQGTYSQKKFHLLKERVSEYITVYQQDEQQDDVWTTLNGNKDDFLIYDRCGRLVYHLGLPYSFLSFQYVEESIKIAYCENKCGNCSYTEPDIDVICENITKKTDEKLSEIEPKPTGQHSHHHSLHRHRHHHHHHREGGRHSKNENHQTPSESQRHHPHSGQHRRVFGHNRHDHTGSHEQVDTAPPGESVEITQDKKLUKKGKNSCKNQLTUNWQTASDSTSSSUCCHCRHLLFEELGNSVTUQCRGALPNSCRUHGQLSAEDITESUQURLLTAAUQSPAAGTSEASDTUQUQEKARNUAUKTN from the exons AtgtgggcagggctggggctaGTTCTGGCTCTCTGTCTcctcccaggaggaggaacagagatCCAGAACTGCAAGGAGCCCCCAGAATGGCATATTGGGGAGGAGAACCCAATGCTGAACACTAGGGGCTCAGTCACGGTGGTGGCTCTCCTGCAAGCTAGCTGATACTTGTGCCTGCTGCAGGCTTCCAG ATTGGAGGACCTGCGAGTGAAATTAGAGAATAAAGGACTCTTCAATATCTCGTATGTGGTTGTCAACCATCAGGGAACTTATTCCCAGAAGAAATTTCACCTATTGAAAGAAAGAGTTTCAGAATATATTACTGTCTACCAGCAAGATGAACAGCAAGATGATGTCTGGACTACcttaaatggaaacaaagatgACTTTCTCATCTATGACAG ATGCGGCCGTCTAGTGTATCATCTGGGTCTGCCCTATTCCTTCTTGTCTTTCCAATATGTAGAAGAATCTATTAAGATTGCATACTGTGAAAACAAGTGTGGAAACTGCTCTTACACG GAACCTGATATTGATGTTATATGTGAAAACATCActaaaaaaacagatgaaaagctATCAGAGATAGAACCCAAACCAACTGGTCAACATTCACATCACCACAGTCTGCACAGACAtagacaccaccaccaccaccaccgtgAGGGTGGTCGTCATTCCAAAAATGAGAACCATCAGACTCCTTCCGAAAGTCAAAGACATCATCCTCACAGCGGTCAGCATCGTAGAGTTTTTGGCCATAACAGACATGATCACACAGGTAGTCATGAACAGGTAGACACTGCTCCTCCAGGAGAAAGTGTGGAAATTACACAAGataaaaagctatgaaaaaaagggaaaaacagctgtaaaaaCCAGTTAACTTGAAATTGGCAGACAGCATCAGACTCCACTTCTAGTAGCTGATGCTGTCATTGTCGACACCTTTTGTTTGAAGAGCTAGGAAATTCTGTCACTTGACAGTGTCGTGGAGCACTTCCAAATTCTTGCAGGTGACATGGCCAGCTGTCAGCAGAGGACATCACTGAATCTTGACAGTGACGTCTGCTCACTGCTGCCTGACAGTcaccagcagcaggaacaagTGAAGCTAGTGACACCTGACAGTGacaggaaaaggcaagaaactgagcctgaaaaacaaactaa